In Thunnus thynnus chromosome 4, fThuThy2.1, whole genome shotgun sequence, a genomic segment contains:
- the pfdn5 gene encoding prefoldin subunit 5, which produces MAVNLADLSLPQLEGLKTQLDQEIEFLTSSIGQLKVVQTKYVEAKDSLNVLNKNNKGKELLVPLTSSMYVPGTLNDVEHVLVDVGTGYYVEKNVEDSKGFFKRKIDFLTKQIEKIQPALQEKHAMKQAVIEVMNVKIQQLQQSQQSSVGTTKA; this is translated from the exons ATGGCAGTGAATCTCGCAGacctctctctgcctcagcTAGAGGGACTGAAAACCCAACTAGATCAG GAGATTGAGTTCTTGACATCTTCGATAGGTCAGCTCAAAGTGGTCCAGACCAAGTATGTGGAAGCTAAAGATAGTTTGAATGTcctgaacaaaaacaataaag GAAAAGAATTACTCGTGCCTCTTACAAGTTCT ATGTACGTCCCTGGAACATTAAACGACGTGGAGCATGTTTTAGTGGATGTGGGGACAGGATACTATGTTGAAAAg AACGTTGAGGACTCAAAGGGATTCTTCAAACGCAAAATAGACTTCCTCACAAAGCAGATAGAGAAAATTCAGCCAGCCCTTCAGGAAAAACATGCCATGAAACAAG CTGTGATTGAAGTAATGAACGTGAAGATCCAGCAACTACAACAGAGCCAGCAGTCATCAGTTGGGACCACCAAGGCTTAA
- the pfkmb gene encoding phosphofructokinase, muscle b, with protein MAQTTPVDHTKMGVGRAIAVLTSGGDAQGMNAAVRATVRVGLYTGAKVYFVHEGYQGLVDGGDNIRPATWESVSMMLQLGGTVIGSARCMDFRNKEGRTKAACNLVKLGITNLCVIGGDGSLTGANQFRSEWSELVADLLKTGKITASEAKTSSHLNIVGMVGSIDNDFCGTDMTIGTDSALHRIIEIVDAITTTAQSHQRTFILEVMGRHCGYLALVTALACGADWVFIPEMPPEDGWEEHLCRRLMAQRDRGSRLNILIIAEGAINRQGQPITCDDVKELVTKSLGVDTRTTILGHVQRGGTPSAFDRILASRMGVEAVMALLEATPETPACVVSLSGNMAVRLPLMECVQVTKDVTTAMSEKRFDDAVKLRGKSFENNWNTYKMLAHVRPPDTKSNINIAILNVGAPCAGMNAAVRSAVRIGLLQGHQMLAVHDGFDGLAHGKIKPMTWSAVAGWTGKGGSNLGTKRTKPNDLMEEISMSIAKYNIHAIVIIGGFEAYVGGLEMVQAREKYEELCVPLVIVPATVSNNVPGSDFSIGADTALNTITMTCDRIKQSAAGTKRRVFIVETMGGYCGYLATMAGLASGADAAYVYEDPMNIKELEMNVQHLVEKMKTTVKRGLILRNENCNAHYTTDFIYNLYSEEGKGVFDCRKNVLGHMQQGGVPSPFDRNFATKMGVKAVLWLTDKLKECYRHGRIFANSADSACVLGMKKRALVFQPLADLKDQTDFEHRLPLEQWWLRLRPILKVLAKYKIDLDTSEKAAMEHVIKKRGLVHH; from the exons ATGGCGCAAACAACTCCAGTCGACCACACCAAGATGGGTGTGGGTCGGGCAATTGCCGTGCTGACCTCCGGAGGAGATGCCCAAG GTATGAATGCAGCTGTGAGGGCCACAGTTCGCGTGGGACTTTACACTGGAGCCAAGGTGTATTTTGTCCATGAG GGTTACCAGGGTCTGGTGGATGGAGGAGACAATATTCGCCCCGCTACATGGGAAAGTGTGTCAATGATGCTGCAGCTG GGTGGAACTGTGATTGGTAGTGCCCGTTGTATGGACTTCCGCAACAAGGAAGGGCGCACCAAGGCTGCCTGTAACCTGGTCAAGCTAGGCATCACCAACCTGTGTGTTATTGGAGGTGATGGCAGTTTGACAGGTGCCAACCAGTTCCGTTCAGAGTGGAGTGAGCTGGTGGCGGACTTGCTCAAAACTG GTAAAATCACGGCAAGTGAGGCCAAGACTTCCTCCCACCTCAACATCGTTGGCATGGTGGGCTCCATCGACAACGACTTCTGTGGCACTGACATGACCATTGGCACAGACTCTGCTCTACATCGCATCATTGAGATAGTGGACGCCATCACTACTACAGCACAGAG TCACCAGAGGACCTTCATCCTGGAGGTAATGGGCAGGCACTGTGG CTACCTGGCTTTGGTGACAGCTCTGGCTTGTGGTGCTGATTGGGTATTTATCCCAGAGATGCCCCCAGAGGATGGATGGGAGGAGCATCTGTGCAGAAGACTGATGGCG CAAAGAGACCGTGGCTCCCGTTTGAATATCCTCATTATTGCGGAGGGAGCAATTAACCGCCAGGGTCAACCTATCACCTGTGACGATGTCAAAGAG CTGGTAACAAAGAGCCTTGGCGTCGACACCCGAACCACCATCCTGGGCCATGTGCAGAGAGGTGGAACTCCCTCAGCCTTTGACAGAATCCTG gCCAGCAGGATGGGTGTGGAGGCTGTAATGGCTCTGCTAGAGGCCACGCCAGAGACTCCTGCATGTGTGGTCAGCTTGTCTGGAAACATGGCTGTCAGGCTGCCTCTGATGGAGTGTGTGCAAGTG ACAAAAGATGTCACCACAGCCATGAGTGAAAAGAGGTTTGACGATGCGGTGAAGCTCAGGGGAAA GAGCTTTGAGAACAACTGGAACACCTATAAAATGCTGGCTCACGTGCGCCCCCCAGATACAAAG AGCAATATCAACATTGCTATACTGAACGTGGGTGCTCCATGCGCTGGAATGAACGCTGCAGTTCGTTCCGCTGTCAGGATCGGGCTCCTCCAGGGCCATCAGATGCTGGCAGTGCACGACGGCTTCGATGGTTTGGCTCATGGAAAG ATCAAGCCCATGACTTGGTCTGCAGTGGCAGGATGGACCGGAAAGGGGGGCTCCAATCTGGGCACAAAGAG AACCAAGCCAAATGATTTAATGGAGGAGATCAGTATGAGTATTGCTAAGTACAACATTCATGCTATCGTCATTATTGGAGGCTTTGAG GCATATGTTGGCGGTCTGGAGATGGTGCAGGCTAGAGAGAAGTATGAGGAACTGTGTGTTCCCCTTGTCATTGTTCCTGCTACTGTCTCTAACAACGTCCCTGGATCTGACTTCAGTATTGGCGCTGACACTGCTCTTAACACCATAACCATG ACATGCGACAGGATCAAGCAATCTGCTGCTGGCACCAAGCGCAGAGTGTTCATTGTTGAGACTATGGGAGGATACTGCGGCTACCTGGCTACCATGGCCGGCTTGGCATCTGGAGCTGATGCTGCTTACGTCTATGAGGATCCTATGAACATTAAAGAGCTAGAG aTGAATGTGCAGCATCTGGTGGAGAAGATGAAAACCACAGTGAAGAGAGGACTCATTCTGAG aaaTGAGAATTGCAATGCCCACTACACGACAGATTTTATTTACAACCTGTACTCAGAGGAGGGCAAGGGTGTGTTTGACTGCAGGAAGAATGTACTTGGACATATGCAGCAG GGTGGAGTACCAAGCCCCTTCGACAGGAATTTTGCCACCAAGATGGGAGTCAAGGCTGTCCTGTGGCTGACTGACAAGCTGAAGGAGTGCTACAGACATG GTCGCATCTTTGCCAATTCTGCAGATTCAGCTTGTGTGCTGGGCATGAAGAAGAGAGCTTTGGTCTTCCAGCCTCTAGCAGATCTTAAAGACCAAACTGACTTTGA ACATCGTCTTCCATTGGAACAGTGGTGGCTTAGGCTGAGGCCCATCCTAAAGGTCCTGGCCAAGTACAAGATCGACTTGGACACTTCTGAAAAGGCTGCAATGGAACACGTCATCAAGAAGAGAGGCTTAGTTCATCATTAg
- the espl1 gene encoding separin: MKCLKVDEYIKRTASVKETELLLQELENYVKSRPGLQGRTLCDRVIRACNHHLGVGSPDFDHINQLVKLVELSLHGYDISAALVAQSSPLYMEKIIFHIVKKLSSLEVHSLCSHVAGVLYSRLTPAQQAEDYCVLVRSCFSVLWNGLSAAKDRKILNPRDKLHCQIQALSFLLLLDTESATPSFSKAPIYTEDAVAEFERSCEVLTKEDASFLLQEMHTLFYRCWTGGQGCEGDGSKQLIETSILHTLSEVVLIIVKVLCKSGHYDLASTFLNEIESKVRDCADCQCTALVLGKWAVKVHSTMKSKEESGQALTECARALRSLSNDLGDREAHAVLEGCGLVVWAVESGHSKALSGPVLLAWFSFLEEHQERILKVLKKNTTCQTEGNRLQQALGFNIYQGFVFAYESMLASQLEKNDTLDRVLLYCQSTAGQMMTELRKLSSDSLLIKAVIAVSNLACGLYNRRLYDQAFMLVEILCKDLCKNCPVSLSVDRLNRPFMLAVQTSRRAGQLERALDWVILWLKALGDKITVHMAEPISLWVKTKVDAARNSEEDIRLRTLRDGFGPDVPDEGVMLCILDEELRAYKDVAGDTAQERYNTLCDLLNICHEESSHTHLRAVYLCEMAQVVCFQDFSEHTDCTAVDFTHEALRLLGEEPETPENADRLKDDKAHALLWLYICTLENNLHEAIERDKKLREVREQTHCVDNPIGTNDFDYEDKQKSQDSILVYEGLHFSLAAENKLCKPLEQALGEWSALLQSEVLPSVRNPKQTCSSIVVTAALFRLMGKPLKALEAYQLAIGLSRQLVDAQGCASSLCQSASLLLDVGSPELALAQLEQAEKILTSDTSAEGPSSLSMLAILLKAQYCYSTGQVDRGVPYLCEVLKEVNEQRQSKSWYLLRARALQTCSSYLSLDTDELPQAQRGRVTQHGINSPDTALYESLKLLCSLLVTLVGKGLYGTNGSGSDVRFIDQGENLVLKWQLLSELLNCSMKMVAVRSSCGAINDARLQCLEALKLAIKLQALSQCAELLVVKAELELMQGEREESGFDLDKVRNLLELCTDFSDQEKKAEVKIKPRKGRPAKKSQSSLPTLEDDLKDILSTRWISKEPVVRDLDSSPPLKAQPRRWLSSLAHEPDCQCHCCSEPCLARVTARWAATQADLVLQLDPAEAKVSLKLQWATLARCKSITAKLGAKLAKLFPHCGPVTGSAKPSLMQDVVGSVYLRMALSGLEPRLNKICAIWKVLEAGFAFVDSTPSPALRPVRAGLMATKAIVSLVTLAAKNNCSPEELFSNAWTWNAPKGDKELKSEQKTVPPTSLLKKPKNIHIPDKTKEAKKVKVVKPKIQVTSSSTKGKALVPMTPVMVRSKPSVKELGAFDFNTVVPTLACTPVQKVKAPASVQRAPRTAPKLQFHVYEELSPVQDKAQPVPAAPKRTKKSRFKVEFSDESDSEANTQAEAKEKTDVLKKRATTRRAAHKGKTAPDPPAEKVPPKRQTRGKSGTALPRSISSEDDESVGSQPAATRRGRTRRELARSEMECVEEPDKMRTIEEETNHVLDLSIEQLRTSDTETDDHPASSKDMDIDFEVLRRDICCDLERGDLSELRSRGQLRGPQTHLPHPDTRPDNLSLEDVQSLLRSAWLALQHFPSPTIYPTLCALLALATGQQDPTTTAMLHSQSLGISSRHRTIRHLASCLKKLKKTSSELADKMDALSLDELSPTSTEQRLSQLENIFSFPTADSSTFPQNHCQEFMQQIQHLPQGVTVCVMSVLGVKPREMGDGIILSRLEKGSAPVTVHIPTSKQQHPISWLVQEMDNIQVEQKVVSCVSEKAKWWEGRRALDSRVEHLLKEMEGLLGCWRSFLLPLSPDHKLSSQAQHLCKTLSARGVTASEEMLKAVLSASPVLSQEDLKRFALGVSPLWDLECDQLLHSAVSQLTDREEPHGHVVLILDKYLQKLPWESISILRSRSVSRMPSLHSLIGLSLQKETEPQSILKHGVDTKKVFYVLDPNANLENSQDRFKEWFSSKLDWEGVCGVAPDSGQLEEAVATKDLYIYVGHGAGARFLDSQAVLKRQMRAASLLFGCSSAALAVRGDQEGQGIILSYLIAGCPFVLGNLWDVTDRDIDRFTKALLESWLSAGSGAPLLDYMGPSRQATFLKHLIGAAPVVYGLPVHLQ; the protein is encoded by the exons ATGAAGTGCTTGAAAGTAGACGAGTACATCAAGCGGACAGCCTCTGTGAAAGAGACAGAGCTTTTACTTCAAGAACTAGAG AATTATGTGAAGAGTCGACCTGGGCTTCAGGGTCGCACACTGTGTGACAGAGTCATCAGAGCCTGTAACCATCATCTTGGAGTTGGATCCCCTGACTTTGATCATATCAATCAGTTGGTAAAGCTGGTGGAGCTTTCCCTTCATGGCTATGATATTTCTGCAGCGCTTGTTGCTCAGAGCAGTCCGCTGTACATGGAAAAGATCATTTTCCATATTGTGAAGAAGCTGAGCTCTCTTGAAGTTCACAGTCTATGCAGCCATGTAGCTGGAGTGCTTTACAGCAGGCTTACCCCAGCACAACAG GCTGAGGACTACTGTGTTCTTGTGCGGAGCTGCTTCTCAGTCCTCTGGAACGGACTCTCTGCTGCCAAAGACAGGAAGATCCTGAATCCCCGGGACAAACTTCACTGCCAGATTCAAGCCCTAAGCTTTCTCCTGCTGTTAGACACAGAAAGTGCAACTCCCTCTTTCTCCAAAGCTCCTATATACACAGAGGATGCTGTCGCTGAGTTTGAGAGGAGCTGTGAAGTTCTGACAAAGGAGGATGCTTCCTTTCTTCTGCAGGAAATGCACACACTTTTCTACAGATGTTGGACTGGTGGTCAAGGCTGCGAGGGGGACGGGTCCAAGCAGCTTATTGAGACATCAATTTTACACACGCTGTCCGAAGTGGTGCTCATTATAGTTAAGGTGCTTTGTAAATCTGGCCACTATGATCTGGCCTCCACCTTTCTGAATGAAATTGAGAGCAAGGTCAGAGACTGTGCTGACTGTCAGTGTACAGCTCTGGTGCTCGGCAAATGGGCAGTAAAAGTTCATTCTACAATGAAATCTAAAGAGGAGAGTGGCCAGGCTTTGACAGAGTGTGCCAGGGCCCTGAGGTCTCTCTCAAATGACCTGGGGGACCGAGAAGCTCATGCAGTTTTGGAAGGGTGCGGACTGGTGGTGTGGGCTGTTGAAAGTGGCCATAGCAAGGCATTGAGCGGACCTGTGCTCCTGGCctggttttcttttcttgaGGAGCACCAAGAACGGATATTAAAAGTCCTAAAGAAG AATACAACATGCCAGACTGAGGGCAACAGACTGCAACAGGCCCTTGGCTTCAATATTTACCAAGGCTTTGTATTTGCTTATGAGAGCATGCTTGCATCACAG CTGGAGAAAAATGACACGTTGGACAGAGTGCTGTTGTACTGTCAATCAACAGCTGGACAGATGATGACTGAACTGCGCAAGCTGTCTAGTGATAGCCTTCTCATCAAAGCAG TGATTGCTGTTAGCAACTTAGCATGTGGATTGTACAACCGGCGTCTCTATGACCAGGCCTTCATGCTTGTTGAGATCCTCTGCAAGGATCTATGCAAGAATTGCCCCGTCTCACTCTCTGTTGATAGG TTGAACCGGCCCTTCATGCTGGCTGTGCAGACGTCTCGCAGGGCTGGACAACTGGAGCGAGCACTGGACTGGGTGATCCTGTGGCTGAAGGCTCTGGGGGACAAAATCACTGTACATATGGCTGAACCGATCTCTTTGTGGGTGAAAACAAAGGTAGATGCAGCACGAAACTCTGAAGAGGACATCCGACTCAG GACATTACGTGATGGTTTTGGTCCTGACGTCCCCGATGAAGGAGTAATGCTTTGCATTTTGGACGAAGAGCTGCGTGCCTATAAGGATGTGGCAGGGGACACGGCCCAGGAGCGTTACAATACTCTCTGTGATCTGTTGAACATCTGTCATGAAGAGAGCTCCCACACCCACCTGCGAGCTGTCTACCTCTGTGAAATGGCCCAAGTTGTGTGCTTCCAGGATTTTAGTGAACATACTGACTG cacagcagttgATTTTACTCATGAAGCTTTACGGCTTCTGGGAGAAGAACCAGAGACTCCAGAaaatgcagacagactgaaggaTGACAAAGCCCACGCTTTACTGTGGCTCTATATCTGCACTCTTGAGAACAATCTTCACGAG GCCATTGAGAGGGACAAAAAACTGCGGGAGGTGCGTGAGCAGACACACTGTGTGGACAATCCCATAGGGACCAATGATTTTGATTATGAAGACAAGCAGAAGAGTCAGGACAGCATCCTGGTCTATGAAGGCCTGCATTTCAGCCTGGCTGCAGAGAACA AGTTGTGCAAACCTTTGGAACAAGCGCTGGGTGAGTGGTCCGCTCTTCTGCAGAGTGAAGTGCTGCCCTCTGTGAGGAACCCCAAACAGACCTGTAGCTCTATTGTTGTGACTGCAGCTCTCTTCAGACTCATGGGAAAG ccTCTAAAAGCTTTGGAAGCTTACCAACTTGCTATCGGACTCTCACGTCAACTTGTTGACGCCCAAGGATGTGCCAGCTCCCTCTGTCAATCAGCCAGCCTCCTCCTAGATGTGGGCTCCCCTGAACTGGCTTTG GCTCAGCTAGAACAAGCAGAGAAAATTCTAACTTCAGATACATCTGCTGAGGGaccttcttctctctccatgCTGGCCATTTTGTTGAAAGCTCAGTACTGCTACAGTACAGGACAG GTGGATCGTGGTGTGCCATATCTATGTGAGGTGCTTAAAGAGGTGAATGAGCAGAGACAGTCAAAGAGCTGGTACCTGCTGCGTGCTCGGGCACTCCAGACCTGCAGCTCCTATCTAAGTTTGGACACGGATGAACTGCCACAAGCCCAGCGGGGCCGCGTCACACAGCATG gtATAAATAGCCCAGACACTGCCCTGTATGAAAGTCTGAAGCTTCTCTGCAGTCTGCTGGTCACTTTAGTGGGGAAAGGCCTATACGGGACTAATGGCAGCGGTTCAGACGTGCGCTTCATTGACCAAG GAGAGAACCTTGTGCTGAAGTGGCAGCTGCTCTCAGAGCTGTTAAACTGCTCTATGAAGATGGTGGCTGTGAGGAGCAGCTGTGGGGCCATCAATGACGCCAGGCTCCAATGCCTAGAAGCCCTGAAACTGGCCATCAAGCTGCAAGCACTCAGCCA atgTGCTGAGCTGCTGGTGGTGAAAGCAGAGTTGGAGCTGAtgcagggggagagagaggaaagtggATTTGATTTAGACAAAGTCAGGAACCTCCTTGAACTGTGCACAG ATTTTTCTGATCAGGAGAAAAAGGCAGAAGTAAAAATCAAACCAAGGAAAGGTCGGCCAGCGAAGAAATCTCAGTCTTCCTTACCAACTTTGGAGGATGACTTAAAGGACATCCTGAGCACAAGGTGGATTTCCAAAGAACCTGTAGTAAGGGATCTAGACAGCTCCCCGCCTCTCAAAGCCCAGCCTCGCCGCTGGCTCTCCTCCCTGGCACATGAACCCGACTGCCAGTGCCACTGCTGTTCTGAGCCCTGTCTGGCTCGTGTTACCGCTCGCTGGGCAGCTACACAGGCTGATCTGGTTCTCCAGCTAGACCCTGCTGAAGCCAAAGTCAGTTTGAAACTTCAGTGGGCAACATTAGCCCGCTGTAAGAGCATCACTGCCAAACTTGGAGCAAAATTGGCTAAACTCTTCCCTCACTGTGGCCCTGTTACAGGCTCTGCTAAACCCTCCCTGATGCAGGACGTGGTGGGCAGTGTGTACCTCCGCATGGCCCTTTCTGGGTTGGAGCCCAGGCTTAACAAGATCTGTGCTATATGGAAAGTACTTGAAGCTGGCTTCGCATTTGTTGATTCCACACCCTCTCCAGCACTAAGACCTGTTAGAGCAGGTCTAATGGCAACCAAAGCCATAGTGTCTTTGGTTACCCTGGCTGCCAAAAATAACTGCAGCCCAGAGGAGCTGTTCTCAAATGCTTGGACGTGGAATGCACCAAAAGGGGATAAAGAGCTAAAATCAGAACAGAAAACGGTGCCTCCCACATCCTTGCTGAAGAAACCTAAAAACATCCATATTCCTGACAAAACAAAGGAGGCAAAGAAGGTCAAAGTTGTCAAGCCAAAGATCCAAGTGACAAGCTCCTCAACCAAAGGAAAGGCACTGGTTCCAATGACACCAGTAATGGTGAGGTCTAAGCCCTCTGTAAAGGAGCTTGGCGCTTTTGACTTCAACACAGTGGTCCCTACTTTGGCCTGTACTCCTGTTCAAAAGGTGAAAGCCCCTGCTTCAGTGCAGAGGGCACCAAGGACTGCCCCTAAGCTACAGTTTCATGTGTATGAAGAATTGTCGCCAGTTCAAGACAAAGCGCAGCCTGTGCCTGCTGCCCCCAAACGCACAAAGAAATCCCGTTTCAAG gTGGAGTTTAGCGATGAGAGTGACTCAGAAGCCAATACTCAGGCAGAAGCCAAAGAAAAAACGGACGTCCTTAAAAAGCGAGCCACTACGAGAAGAGCTGCTCACAAAGGTAAAACAGCCCCAGATCCACCTGCTGAGAAGGTCCCACCCAAGAGGCAGACTAGGGGTAAGAGTGGCACCGCACTGCCTCGGTCCATCTCTTCCGAGGATGACGAAAGTGTGGGCAGTCAGCCTGCCGcaacaagaagaggaagaaccAGAAGGGAACTGGCCAGATCAGAGATGGAGTGTGTGGAGGAGCCAGACAAAATGAGGACCATCGAGGAGGAAACTAACCATGTTCTGGACTTAAGCATTGAGCAGCTTAGGACATCAGACACTGAGACAGACGACCATCCTGCTTCAAGTAAAGATATGG ACATAGATTTTGAGGTGTTGCGGAGGGATATTTGTTGCGATTTGGAGAGAGGCGACTTGTCTGAGCTGAGGAGCAGAGGTCAGCTGAGGGGCCCACAAACCCACCTTCCTCATCCAGACACCAGGCCAG ACAACCTTTCTTTGGAGGATGTTCAGTCATTGCTCCGCTCAGCTTGGTTGGCCCTTCAGCACTTTCCATCTCCCACCATCTATCCAACCCTCTGTGCTCTTCTGGCCTTAGCCACGGGACAGCAGGACCCCACAACGACAGCAATGCTGCATTCCCAGTCTTTGGGCATTTCAAGTCGTCATCGCACCATCAGGCATTTAGCCAGTTGTCTCAA AAAGCTAAAAAAGACGTCCAGTGAGCTGGCAGACAAGATGGATGCCCTAAGCCTTGATGAACTCAGTCCGACCTCCACTGAACAGAGGTTGTCTCAGTTGGAGAACATCTTTTCCTTTCCAACTGCTGACTCTTCAACCTTTCCCCAGAACCACTGCCAGGAGTTTATGCAACAAATTCAGCACCTACCCCAAG gggtgactgtgtgtgtgatgtcagtGCTTGGAGTTAAACCTCGGGAGATGGGTGACGGCATCATACTGTCACGTCTTGAAAAGGGATCTGCCCCTGTTACTGTTCACATCCCCACCTCCAAACAGCAG CACCCTATAAGTTGGTTAGTCCAGGAGATGGATAATATTCAGGTGGAACAGAAGGTTGTGAGCTGTGTGTCTGAGAAAGCCAAGTGGTGGGAGGGCCGCAGAGCGCTGGACTCTCGAGTTGAG CACCTGTtgaaagagatggagggattGTTGGGATGTTGGAGGAGCTTTCTTCTACCCCTTTCACCAGACCATAAGCTCTCCAGTCAGGCCCAGCACCTTTGCAAGACCTTGTCTGCCAGAGGAGTGACGGCTAGTGAGGAGATGTTGaag GCTGTGCTGTCTGCATCTCCTGTGCTCTCCCAAGAAGACCTTAAAAGATTTGCTCTGGGAGTTTCTCCACTATGGGACCTGGAGTGTGACCAGCTTCTCCATTCAGCTGTTTCCCAGctcacagacagagaggagccCCACGGTCATGTGGTTCTGATTCTGGACAAG TACCTTCAAAAGTTGCCATGGGAGAGTATCTCCATCTTAAGGTCTCGCTCTGTGAGCCGGATGCCGTCTCTGCACTCACTAATTGGACTGAGTCTTCAGAAAGAG ACTGAACCTCAGTCCATCCTGAAGCACGGTGTGGATACAAAGAAGGTGTTTTATGTGCTGGACCCTAATGCTAATTTAGAAAACTCGCAGGACCGATTCAAGGAATGGTTTAGCAG TAAACTGGACTGGGAGGGTGTGTGTGGAGTTGCTCCTGACTCGGGTCAACTGGAAGAAGCCGTTGCGACCAAGGATCTATACAT TTACGTGGGTCATGGTGCAGGTGCACGGTTCCTAGACAGCCAGGCGGTCCTGAAGCGGCAAatgagagcagcctctctgctctttgGCTGCAGCAGTGCTGCTCTGGCAGTGCGTGGGGATCAGGAGGGACAAGGCATCATCCTCAGTTACCTCATAGCAGGCTG CCCTTTTGTTTTGGGGAACCTGTGGGACGTGACGGATCGGGATATTGATCGCTTCACCAAAGCCTTGCTAGAATCCTGGTTATCCGCTGGGTCTGGAGCTCCCCTCCTGGATTATATGGGCCCTTCACGTCAGGCCACATTCCTGAAACACCTCATCGGCGCTGCACCTGTGGTCTATGGCTTACCAGTCCACCTGCAGTAG